AAACCGGCGATAGTATTTGTGTTTTCATTTATGAAGAACACCGTAAGCTGATTAACTCAAGTACAACGGTTACCGTTTTGATTCGCAAGCTGAGCGATAAAATTGAAATTGATTTTGTTGTGACCGGTGGAAGGATGGGCTTCCGCGGCAGCGCAGCTTCTTCAGATAACATCGAACCCCTTGTGCAGGACGTCGTTTACGGACTCATCGTAGAGTTCAGCGTTCGTTTTGGACTCACCATTCAGGAAACAAAACCCGCCGAAGAAAACGACGCGAATGCCTGATAAAGCGGCGGTGCCAAAAGTATGGACCGTGCTCAGCATGCTCGACTGGGCAACGGCTTATTTTGAAGGTAAAGGTATCAATCAGCCCCGCCTGAGCATTGAATGGCTCCTTGCCGACACACTGGGCTGTAAACGGCTCGATCTTTACCTGCAATTCGACCGGCTATTACACACCAAAGAATTATCGGCTCTTAAACCCGCCCTCCTCAGGAGAGCTGCCCATGAACCGCTTCAGTACATTACCGGAAAAACGGATTTCTACGGGCTGGAAATGAAAGTGGGGCCGGATGTGCTCATTCCCCGGCCCGAAACCGAGCAACTCGTTGAACTGATATGCAATGATATCTCCGACAGACAGAACCTGCGTGTACTTGACATCGGGACCGGCAGCGGCTGTATTGCCATTGCGCTTAAAACCGAACGGCCCGACTTCAGCCTTGCGGCAGCCGATATAAGTGAGCGGGCACTCGCCATTGCCATGAAAAATGCAGCAACGCACGATTGTGAGATTGACTTTTTCCGGCACGACCTCTTCCAGCCAAGGCTGCCTGATGACCGGACTTCTTTTGATGTGATTGTTTCAAACCCGCCCTACATCCCTCTGTCTGAAAAGCAACGCATCGACGCTGAAGTATCCAAATTTGAACCTGCGGAAGCCCTGTTTCATCAGGATGTCAGAAGTGTGTATGGCGCACTCGGGCGCCTTGCACAAGCCAACCTGCGGGCCGGTGGCGTGCTGTATG
This genomic stretch from Cyclonatronum proteinivorum harbors:
- the prmC gene encoding peptide chain release factor N(5)-glutamine methyltransferase gives rise to the protein MPDKAAVPKVWTVLSMLDWATAYFEGKGINQPRLSIEWLLADTLGCKRLDLYLQFDRLLHTKELSALKPALLRRAAHEPLQYITGKTDFYGLEMKVGPDVLIPRPETEQLVELICNDISDRQNLRVLDIGTGSGCIAIALKTERPDFSLAAADISERALAIAMKNAATHDCEIDFFRHDLFQPRLPDDRTSFDVIVSNPPYIPLSEKQRIDAEVSKFEPAEALFHQDVRSVYGALGRLAQANLRAGGVLYVEIHEEMGEEISKAVAEHGFSVALKPDYAGKSRMLVCSQQSNS